From one Bacillota bacterium genomic stretch:
- a CDS encoding WxcM-like domain-containing protein has protein sequence MDWNKPFEVIDLTPHSDERGTLFEIIRFKDLDIPCGGQIYTFSIMPGKRRGDHYHLHKMEWFTCAYGEAIILLTTMDGINTAYKISDKEPKLIFAGPGTSHALINTGTIPAIIVSYGSTQHSDEDPDTFHFRTYPDFDNTILAK, from the coding sequence ATGGATTGGAATAAACCATTTGAAGTAATTGACCTTACCCCGCACTCTGATGAACGGGGCACTCTATTTGAAATAATCCGTTTTAAAGATCTTGATATTCCTTGTGGTGGGCAAATTTACACATTTAGTATAATGCCGGGAAAACGCCGGGGTGACCATTATCACCTTCATAAAATGGAATGGTTTACATGTGCTTATGGTGAGGCAATAATTCTTTTGACCACTATGGATGGTATTAACACTGCCTATAAAATTTCAGACAAAGAACCAAAATTAATTTTTGCAGGCCCTGGTACCTCGCATGCATTAATCAATACGGGCACAATTCCGGCTATTATTGTTTCCTATGGCTCGACACAGCATTCGGATGAAGATCCCGATACCTTTCATTTCCGAACTTATCCTGATTTTGATAACACTATTTTGGCGAAATGA
- a CDS encoding polysaccharide biosynthesis protein: protein MFRNGVLLITGGTGSFGNAVLNRFLSSDIKEIRIFSRDEKKQEDLRLKLKNPKVKFFIGDVRDYSSIEAAMDGVDFVFHAAALKQVPSCEFFPMEAVRTNIMGADNVLRAAEKCNVKKVIVLSTDKAVYPINAMGMTKALMEKVMIAHSRHSVNTVFCGTRYGNVMGSRGSVIPLFIKQIKENKPITVTDPNMTRFMMSLDQAVNLVLFAFENGKPGDVFVQKSPASTVMDIALALKAIYNASNDIVIIGTRHGEKLYETLVNREELVRADDLGDYYRINVDMRDLNYERYLSSGIIETAKAEEYTSHNTKRLSLDETIHLLSSLEFIAKDTEVDY, encoded by the coding sequence ATGTTTAGAAATGGAGTCTTATTGATTACAGGAGGCACAGGGTCATTCGGGAATGCTGTTCTTAATCGGTTTTTATCTTCTGATATTAAAGAAATTCGGATCTTTAGTAGGGATGAAAAAAAGCAAGAAGATCTGCGGCTTAAACTTAAGAATCCAAAAGTGAAGTTCTTTATTGGAGATGTTCGGGATTATTCCTCTATTGAAGCAGCTATGGATGGGGTGGATTTTGTTTTTCATGCTGCAGCACTCAAGCAGGTTCCCTCATGTGAGTTTTTCCCAATGGAGGCTGTTAGAACAAACATTATGGGTGCGGATAATGTCTTAAGAGCTGCCGAAAAATGTAATGTAAAAAAAGTTATTGTTTTAAGTACTGATAAGGCTGTGTATCCCATAAATGCTATGGGTATGACAAAGGCTTTGATGGAAAAAGTGATGATTGCTCATTCCCGGCATTCTGTTAATACTGTATTTTGTGGTACCAGATATGGTAATGTCATGGGAAGTAGAGGTTCGGTTATACCCTTATTTATAAAACAAATTAAAGAAAATAAACCTATTACTGTTACGGATCCTAACATGACCAGGTTTATGATGAGTCTTGACCAGGCCGTTAACCTTGTTTTATTTGCATTTGAAAATGGTAAGCCTGGAGACGTCTTTGTTCAGAAATCTCCTGCATCAACAGTTATGGACATTGCATTAGCCTTAAAAGCTATTTATAATGCATCTAATGATATTGTTATTATTGGTACGAGACATGGTGAAAAACTATATGAAACCTTGGTGAACCGTGAAGAGCTTGTTAGGGCAGATGATCTTGGTGATTATTACAGAATAAATGTTGATATGCGTGATTTAAACTATGAACGTTACTTGTCTTCAGGAATAATTGAAACTGCTAAAGCTGAAGAATATACCAGCCATAATACAAAGCGTTTATCTCTTGATGAAACGATTCATTTACTATCCTCTTTAGAATTTATTGCGAAAGACACTGAAGTCGATTATTAA
- a CDS encoding DegT/DnrJ/EryC1/StrS family aminotransferase — MKETLFSGYIAEGSKTKAFREELSSYINNPNVVLMNSGTSALLIAYILAGVKAGDEVLSTPLTSIATNVPLLYLGAKPVWIDVNPETGLSDPDDLVKLINPKTKAILLLHKDGDIDNMYEIMDIAKKYNLYIIEDAAHALGAKYDDKYIGNFGDFTAFSFQAIKHITTGDGGALVVKDSNLFEQAKKLKWFGVDHDNMIGNPWLGDITEVGYKFNMNDISATIGLEAIKHLNDIVAKHNANGLLYSRLLEGVPNIRLLNRNPLSYSSYWTYVLLAERRDELAEYLRINGVGAMLVHPRNDKWSIFKNSRRALPGVDYFESHELSLPCGWWVTEDDIVYIVDLIKKFYQN, encoded by the coding sequence ATGAAAGAAACCCTATTTAGTGGTTATATTGCTGAAGGATCAAAAACAAAAGCTTTTAGAGAAGAATTATCTTCTTATATAAATAATCCTAATGTAGTCTTGATGAATTCAGGCACCTCTGCTCTTTTGATTGCATATATTCTTGCAGGGGTTAAAGCTGGAGATGAGGTTTTATCAACGCCTTTAACAAGTATAGCTACAAATGTTCCTTTATTGTACTTAGGTGCCAAACCTGTTTGGATAGATGTGAATCCAGAAACTGGCCTGAGTGATCCGGATGACCTGGTTAAGCTCATTAATCCTAAAACTAAAGCAATTTTGCTTCTTCATAAGGATGGCGATATCGACAATATGTATGAAATTATGGACATTGCCAAAAAGTATAATTTATATATTATTGAAGATGCGGCGCACGCTCTTGGAGCCAAATATGACGATAAATATATTGGAAATTTTGGGGATTTTACAGCCTTTTCATTTCAAGCCATAAAACATATTACTACAGGAGATGGCGGGGCATTGGTTGTAAAGGATAGCAATTTATTTGAGCAAGCCAAGAAATTAAAATGGTTTGGTGTTGATCATGATAATATGATTGGGAATCCGTGGCTTGGGGATATAACTGAAGTTGGATATAAATTTAATATGAATGATATTTCAGCTACTATTGGTCTTGAGGCAATTAAACATTTAAACGACATAGTTGCTAAACATAATGCTAATGGTCTTTTATATTCCCGGCTTCTAGAAGGCGTTCCTAATATTCGGCTTCTAAATCGAAATCCGTTGTCATATTCCAGTTACTGGACATATGTATTATTAGCTGAAAGAAGAGATGAATTGGCTGAATATTTGAGAATTAACGGAGTTGGAGCCATGTTAGTGCACCCAAGGAATGACAAATGGTCTATTTTTAAGAATTCTCGACGGGCATTACCTGGTGTAGATTATTTCGAATCGCATGAATTATCTCTACCCTGTGGCTGGTGGGTTACGGAGGATGATATTGTTTATATTGTTGATCTTATTAAGAAATTTTATCAAAATTAG
- a CDS encoding glycosyltransferase, with product MNIHIVFRGPFPYGGVGANRILSYAKEFAKAHHTVIHCIQPTKNYPGSHDNRIVGKYQGVLYFYPSGHTVWPRLNTSYMAKIAFCIIGYFFSMKYIFRYRRNAVVYLYTRSFFDILIYFLASRFSGIKLVMERSELPYHLNNNDTILRRLIIYIYLNAYISLLYKLFDGLIVETESLLDFYKKYVRHNAKLYILPNTIDFSRFENVKITYQDITNVKYIAYAGNMSKYDGIDLLIEAFNLLKDKYPDLHLFLIGRCNEELFRYYQEKVKSYNLDLKVRFVGQIPNTDVPQFLISSIALVLASPVSIRNTVSLPYKLGEYLASQRPVIVTGVGTIPKFLTDGLNSFVAEPGNVLSLYEKLNTCLSLPDEQRIRIGAEGKKIAYQLFDSIKYSNGLLQFIESLII from the coding sequence ATGAATATCCACATTGTTTTTAGAGGTCCTTTCCCTTACGGGGGTGTAGGTGCAAACCGTATTTTATCCTATGCAAAAGAATTCGCAAAGGCGCATCATACCGTAATCCATTGTATTCAACCAACGAAGAACTATCCTGGATCTCATGATAATAGAATAGTTGGGAAATATCAGGGTGTTTTATACTTTTACCCTTCTGGTCACACGGTTTGGCCGAGGCTAAATACCTCCTATATGGCAAAGATTGCCTTTTGCATTATTGGATATTTTTTTTCCATGAAATATATTTTTAGATATAGGAGGAATGCAGTTGTATATTTATATACAAGATCTTTTTTCGATATATTGATTTACTTTTTAGCTTCTCGCTTTTCTGGGATAAAATTAGTAATGGAAAGAAGCGAATTACCCTATCATCTAAATAATAATGATACTATTCTCAGGAGATTAATTATATACATTTATCTGAATGCATATATTTCTCTTCTATACAAGCTTTTTGACGGATTAATAGTTGAAACAGAATCTTTATTAGATTTTTATAAAAAATATGTAAGACATAATGCCAAACTATATATTTTACCTAATACAATTGACTTTAGCCGATTTGAAAACGTAAAAATTACATATCAAGATATTACTAATGTTAAATATATTGCTTATGCTGGCAATATGAGTAAGTACGATGGTATTGATTTGCTTATCGAAGCCTTTAATTTGCTAAAAGATAAATATCCTGATTTACACTTATTCCTTATTGGACGATGTAACGAAGAACTATTCCGATATTACCAGGAAAAAGTCAAAAGCTATAATTTGGATTTGAAGGTTCGGTTTGTAGGACAAATACCAAATACAGACGTTCCTCAGTTTTTGATTAGTTCTATAGCCCTTGTCCTGGCAAGTCCTGTTTCTATCAGAAATACTGTAAGTTTACCTTATAAACTTGGAGAATATCTTGCTTCGCAAAGACCCGTAATTGTTACTGGAGTTGGTACTATCCCAAAATTCCTTACGGATGGGTTAAATTCCTTTGTTGCTGAACCTGGAAATGTATTATCACTTTATGAAAAATTAAATACATGTTTATCCTTACCGGATGAGCAAAGAATAAGAATTGGTGCAGAAGGGAAAAAAATTGCGTATCAATTGTTTGATTCTATAAAGTATTCAAACGGATTATTACAATTTATTGAATCTTTGATTATTTGA